A single genomic interval of Zingiber officinale cultivar Zhangliang chromosome 4A, Zo_v1.1, whole genome shotgun sequence harbors:
- the LOC121970502 gene encoding jacalin-related lectin 5-like: protein MRSHAINDRHAHTPCSITTWLHRSSSSSSFIMFPCSSVVELLCRLIKGLDAVAVVESPEASSSTLQACKLKEIKCQLERLQLKLIKEMYCKEDNAMEQLRHLAGCLDELAAAAGQDSQCGFSTLKSLEKVEAAVHRTLNVVADKDLYTLCGSENERKEGPWGPRLGFDWDIGSFHDIKTLNVSADDRINSIQIEYNFDCRKYKTPRIGGEGGTLHQIELGENEHITSIRGTYDTISLTKLEIVTNKNSYSFGKGCGGSVFPPCQLPCDCKVVGFFGRAASHVNAIGVYLEKTDDSPNKRLCASCLCQSGTMPISKYSPCHVCS from the exons ATGCGCTCACACGCTATTAATGACCGCCATGCGCACACTCCATGCTCCATCACTACTTGGCTTCATCGTTCGTCGTCGTCATCATCATTCATCATGTTTCCTTGCAGCAGCGTCGTCGAGCTCCTCTGCCGCCTGATCAAGGGCTTGGACGCCGTCGCAGTGGTTGAGTCGCCGGAGGCCTCGTCGTCGACGTTGCAGGCCTGCAAGCTCAAGGAGATCAAGTGCCAACTGGAGCGCCTGCAGCTCAAACTCATCAAAGAGATGTACTGCAAGGAGGACAACGCCATGGAGCAGCTCCGCCACCTCGCCGGCTGCCTCGACGAGCTGGCAGCCGCCGCCGGCCAGGACAGCCAATGCGGCTTTTCGACGCTCAAATCGCTCGAGAAAGTCGAAGCTGCCGTCCACAGAACCCTCAATGTGGTGGCCGACAAAGATCTTTACACGCTG TGCGGAAGTGAAAACGAAAGAAAAGAAGGACCATGGGGACCTCGTTTAGGCTTCGATTGGGACATTGGATCCTTTCACGACATCAAAACCCTCAACGTGAGCGCAGACGACCGCATCAACTCCATTCAGATAGAATACAATTTCGACTGTAGAAAATACAAGACGCCGAGAATCGGAGGCGAAGGCGGTACTCTCCATCAG ATTGAGCTCGGGGAGAACGAGCACATCACGTCGATTCGAGGAACTTACGACACGATCAGTTTAACCAAACTGGAAATCGTGACGAATAAGAATTCCTATTCGTTCGGAAAAGGCTGCGGTGGATCGGTCTTCCCTCCTTGCCAACTTCCATGCGACTGCAAAGTCGTAGGGTTCTTTGGAAGGGCAGCGTCTCATGTCAACGCCATCGGCGTCTACTTGGAAAAAACCGACGACAGCCCCAACAAGAGACTCTGTGCCAGCTGTTTGTGCCAATCTGGGACGATGCCAATCTCCAAGTACTCGCCTTGCCATGTTTGCTCTTGA